Proteins from a genomic interval of Trueperaceae bacterium:
- the rpmI gene encoding 50S ribosomal protein L35: MPKLKTHKGTKARVKVTGRGKVKAMRSGKRHLNYKKSGTRIRQGRTDLIVSDAEAKKITALLPYD; encoded by the coding sequence ATGCCGAAACTCAAGACCCACAAGGGCACCAAAGCCCGTGTCAAAGTCACAGGGCGAGGTAAGGTCAAGGCGATGCGCTCCGGCAAGCGACACTTGAACTACAAGAAGTCCGGAACGCGCATTCGGCAGGGCCGAACCGACCTCATCGTCTCCGACGCCGAAGCGAAGAAGATCACCGCGCTTCTGCCGTACGACTGA